The nucleotide window CCGGATCGACGGCGACACCCGGGTGATGCACGTCTGTGGCTCCCACGAGGAGGCCATCGCGGAGTTCGGGCTCCGGTCGGTGCTGCCCGACGGGCTCCGGGTGGCGATGGGACCGGGCTGTCCCGTCTGTGTCACCGACCGGCCGGAGGTGGACGAGGCGGTCGCGCTCGCGGAGGCGGGCCACACGGTCGCCACCTACGGCGACATGGTTCGGGTGCCCGGGACGGAACGGAGCCTGGCAGACGCCCGCGCGGCCGGAGCAGACGTGCGGACGGTGTACGGCGCCGACGAGGCCGTCGAGATCGCCCACGAGACGGACGCGGAGGTGGTGTTCTTCGCCACCGGGTTCGAGACCACCGCGGCGCCGACCGCGACCGTGCTCCGGGCGGACCCGCCGGAGAACTTCTCCGTCCTGTCTGCCCACAAGTACGTCCCGCCGGCCATGGACGTGGTGGCGGGCCACCCGGAGACTCGGATCGACGGGTTCCTGGCGGCCGGTCACGCCGCGACGATCACCGGAGTCGAGCCGTTCGAGGGTGTCGTGGAGCGTCACGGCCTCCCGGTCGTCGTCGCCGGGTTCGAGCCGTTGGACCTGTTGGCCGCGCTCGTGTTCCTGTTGGAGGACGTCGCCGACGGGACGCCGACCGTGACGAACGCCTACCCGCGGTGTGTCGCCGACGACGGCAACCCGGCGGCACGGGCCGCGCTGTCGG belongs to Halobaculum sp. MBLA0143 and includes:
- the hypD gene encoding hydrogenase formation protein HypD, producing the protein MTTLEFRDPERARELRARLSTLVDRIDGDTRVMHVCGSHEEAIAEFGLRSVLPDGLRVAMGPGCPVCVTDRPEVDEAVALAEAGHTVATYGDMVRVPGTERSLADARAAGADVRTVYGADEAVEIAHETDAEVVFFATGFETTAAPTATVLRADPPENFSVLSAHKYVPPAMDVVAGHPETRIDGFLAAGHAATITGVEPFEGVVERHGLPVVVAGFEPLDLLAALVFLLEDVADGTPTVTNAYPRCVADDGNPAARAALSEAFVRVPGEWRGVARVPDASFEIAPAYAAHDARERFDPETPAPDGRANACRCGEIMAGRASPRDCPLFGQGCTPDDPVGACMVGEEGPCRIQHEYGGERP